In the genome of Ensifer adhaerens, one region contains:
- a CDS encoding 23S rRNA pseudouridine1911/1915/1917 synthase translates to MTVLKQASANRKVLEVDDAASGRLDSWLSAALDGEISRSRAKALIEGGAVSINGSVITEPKKKIRPGDEVIIDMPEPEDPEPQGEDIPLDVLYEDDDLIVIAKPAGLVVHPGAGNWTGTLVNALIHHCGTSLSGIGGVKRPGIVHRLDKETSGVMVAAKNDNAHRHLSAQFADHGRTGPLERAYLALVWGRPRNLKGTIDAPLGRAGDRTKRAVKHEASDDAREAITHYEVVERFLEKPDATAQACLVECRLETGRTHQIRVHMAHLGHPLIGDPEYGAAFKTKANRLPEDARAAVNGFHRQALHAYLLQFEHPSTGETMHFEAPIPDDMHFVIEALQSAE, encoded by the coding sequence ATGACCGTCCTTAAACAAGCTTCGGCGAATAGGAAAGTCCTTGAAGTCGATGATGCGGCATCGGGTCGCCTCGATAGCTGGCTGAGCGCCGCGCTGGATGGTGAAATTTCGCGCAGCCGCGCAAAGGCTTTGATCGAGGGCGGGGCGGTGTCGATCAACGGCAGCGTCATCACGGAGCCGAAGAAGAAAATCCGTCCGGGCGACGAAGTCATCATCGACATGCCGGAGCCGGAAGACCCGGAACCGCAGGGCGAGGATATTCCGCTCGACGTTCTTTACGAGGATGACGACCTCATCGTCATTGCCAAGCCCGCCGGTCTCGTCGTGCATCCGGGTGCCGGCAACTGGACGGGGACGCTGGTCAACGCGTTGATCCATCATTGCGGCACGAGCCTGTCCGGCATCGGCGGCGTCAAGCGGCCGGGCATCGTGCATCGTCTCGACAAGGAAACGAGCGGCGTCATGGTGGCGGCGAAGAACGACAATGCCCATAGGCATCTGTCCGCGCAGTTTGCCGACCACGGTCGGACCGGGCCGCTGGAACGGGCCTATCTGGCGCTGGTCTGGGGGCGCCCGCGCAATCTGAAGGGTACGATCGACGCGCCCCTCGGCCGCGCCGGCGATCGCACGAAGCGGGCCGTGAAGCATGAGGCGAGCGACGACGCGCGCGAGGCAATCACGCATTACGAGGTGGTCGAGCGATTTCTGGAAAAGCCGGATGCGACTGCGCAGGCTTGTCTTGTCGAATGCCGGCTGGAGACGGGTCGTACGCACCAGATCCGCGTGCACATGGCCCATCTCGGGCATCCGCTGATCGGCGACCCGGAATATGGCGCCGCCTTCAAGACCAAGGCGAACCGTCTGCCCGAAGATGCACGCGCCGCCGTCAATGGTTTCCATCGTCAGGCGCTGCATGCCTATCTGCTGCAATTCGAGCATCCGTCGACAGGGGAAACAATGCATTTCGAAGCGCCGATCCCCGATGACATGCACTTCGTCATCGAGGCGCTGCAATCCGCAGAGTAA
- a CDS encoding tRNA G18 (ribose-2'-O)-methylase SpoU, translated as MPIRVEDANDPAVAEFRDIRERDLVGRTGRFIAEGTVVLNMLAAAHGQENGFRAEKILVLENRLAGIADTLDRFPPDVPVYTATAAVIDAIAGFHLHRGVLALGRKPEPRPLDEALARLSERALVTVLAGISNHDNAGAIFRNSAAFGASLVILDETSCDPLYRKAIRVSVGSVLTVPFHRGGSIDEILAKLDQAGFAVWGLSPAGRHALRAIPASDRTALLLGTEGEGLPPALMARINTARIAQMPGLDSLNVATAAALSLHELAHGMGILPE; from the coding sequence TTGCCGATCCGCGTAGAGGACGCAAACGATCCGGCTGTCGCCGAATTCCGTGATATCCGCGAACGTGACCTCGTCGGTCGCACCGGGCGCTTTATCGCCGAAGGTACCGTCGTCCTCAACATGCTCGCCGCGGCGCACGGCCAGGAGAACGGTTTCCGGGCGGAGAAAATTCTGGTGCTGGAGAACCGGCTGGCCGGCATAGCCGACACGCTGGACCGCTTCCCGCCAGACGTCCCTGTTTATACGGCCACTGCGGCCGTCATCGACGCCATCGCCGGCTTTCACCTGCATCGGGGCGTGCTGGCGCTGGGCCGCAAGCCGGAGCCGCGACCGCTCGACGAGGCACTTGCCCGCCTGTCCGAAAGAGCGCTCGTGACGGTTCTCGCCGGCATTTCAAACCATGACAACGCGGGCGCGATCTTTCGCAACAGCGCCGCCTTCGGTGCGAGCCTTGTCATTCTCGATGAGACGAGCTGCGACCCGCTCTATCGCAAGGCGATCCGCGTTTCCGTCGGCTCCGTACTCACCGTCCCGTTCCACAGAGGTGGCAGCATCGACGAAATCCTCGCGAAGCTGGATCAGGCCGGATTTGCCGTCTGGGGCCTCTCGCCGGCCGGCAGACACGCGTTGCGGGCCATTCCGGCCAGCGATCGCACCGCTCTGCTTCTGGGAACTGAAGGCGAAGGCCTGCCGCCGGCCCTGATGGCGCGGATCAACACGGCCCGCATCGCGCAGATGCCAGGCCTTGACAGCCTGAACGTCGCAACCGCCGCGGCCTTGTCATTGCATGAGTTGGCCCATGGCATGGGCATTCTGCCGGAATAA
- a CDS encoding RNA polymerase sigma-32 factor has protein sequence MARTSLPSIAAGEGGLNRYLDEVRKFPMLEPQQEYMLAKRYQEHDDRKAAHQLVTSHLRLVAKIAMGYRGYGLPIGEVISEGNVGLMQAVKKFDPEKGFRLATYAMWWIKASIQEYILRSWSLVKMGTTANQKRLFFNLRRLKGRLQAIEDGDLKPDQVTEIATKLGVPEEDVISMNRRLSGDASLNAPIKSADGDSGQWQDWLADDHDSQETVLIEQDEMDARKAMLSRALKVLNERERRIFEARRLSEEPVTLEELSAEFDVSRERVRQIEVRAFEKVQEAVRKIALEQASALRVVEA, from the coding sequence ATGGCCCGTACATCATTGCCGTCCATTGCCGCCGGTGAAGGCGGACTCAATCGCTATCTGGACGAAGTCCGCAAGTTTCCCATGCTGGAGCCCCAGCAGGAATACATGCTTGCCAAGCGTTATCAGGAACATGACGACCGCAAGGCCGCCCATCAGCTCGTGACGAGCCATCTGCGCCTCGTGGCGAAGATTGCCATGGGCTATCGCGGCTACGGCCTGCCGATCGGCGAAGTCATTTCCGAGGGCAATGTCGGCCTCATGCAGGCCGTCAAGAAATTCGACCCTGAAAAGGGCTTCCGGCTGGCCACCTATGCCATGTGGTGGATCAAGGCGTCGATCCAGGAATATATCCTGCGTTCGTGGTCGCTCGTGAAGATGGGCACGACCGCCAACCAGAAGCGTCTGTTCTTCAACCTGCGTCGCCTGAAGGGGCGCCTGCAGGCGATCGAGGATGGCGATCTGAAGCCGGACCAGGTGACGGAAATCGCCACCAAGCTTGGCGTTCCGGAAGAAGACGTCATTTCGATGAACCGTCGTCTGTCCGGCGATGCCTCGCTTAACGCGCCGATCAAGTCGGCCGATGGCGATTCCGGCCAGTGGCAGGATTGGCTTGCCGACGATCACGACAGCCAGGAAACTGTTCTGATCGAACAGGACGAGATGGATGCGCGCAAGGCGATGCTGTCGCGCGCTCTCAAGGTGCTGAACGAGCGCGAGCGCCGCATTTTCGAAGCACGGCGGCTTTCGGAGGAGCCCGTGACGCTGGAAGAACTGTCGGCCGAGTTTGATGTCTCGCGTGAGCGTGTCCGCCAGATCGAGGTGCGCGCTTTTGAAAAGGTCCAGGAAGCGGTTCGCAAGATTGCCTTGGAACAGGCATCGGCCCTGCGTGTCGTGGAAGCCTGA